From a single Leucoraja erinacea ecotype New England chromosome 38, Leri_hhj_1, whole genome shotgun sequence genomic region:
- the kptn gene encoding KICSTOR complex protein kaptin translates to MDGPPRSLRGSCPFVEDSFSRLSSQTNIYGLSAFPKPKGGCDLLTATLKGKVICFRYHSLRQKIRPVAKEVQFTYIPVDAEIVSIDAFNKSPPKRGLVVGITFIKDSGDKASPFLNIYCDYEPGSEYNLDSIAQSCLNLELQFTPFQLCHVEVQEGSGRETVFLLSGHDHQIHLYKENETLHQFEEQPVEFFFPELTNLPSHVLWLDVVNIPDSTQRLTAIGCQNGFVRVSHVDQKSKVVLQSWHVQQDGPISSVLLFRLPSDGQGDTRGGSTTDPCPGEVQACLGNYDLLVTSAIELSVVYRDVLRKGLDDQVTLPDSDQYDSVLCATVADVDFDGVKEILLATYGQELLCYKSCLGGIPDPEAVESGLASQLRGEFRLLWQRSFQSPLLSMAYVDLTCDGVCELAVESLKGLHILQHSLTSTAALVTERLRCRVPLLDNQGSGQRAETEADGHLPESPGTVTETDREQTAECIG, encoded by the exons ATGGACGGGCCGCCGAGGAGTCTGCGCGGCTCCTGCCCCTTTGTGGAGGACAGCTTCAGCCGCCTGTCCTCCCAGACCAACATCTACGGCCTGAGCGCCTTCCCCAAGCCCAAGGGCGGCTGCGACCTGCTGACGGCCACCCTGAAGGGGAAGGTCATCTGCTTCAGGTACCACAGCCTCCGCCAGAAAATCCGGCCGGTGGCCAAGGAGGTGCAGTTCACCTACATCCCAG TTGATGCAGAGATCGTGTCTATTGATGCTTTCAACAAGTCACCCCCAAAGAGAGGTCTGGTCGTGGGAATAACCTTCATCAAG GACTCTGGGGATAAGGCCAGTCCGTTCCTCAACATTTACTGTGACTATGAACCAGGCTCAGAGTACAACCTGGACTCGATCGCAC AGAGCTGTCTCAACCTAGAGCTGCAGTTCACGCCGTTCCAGCTTTGCCACGTGGA GGTTCAGGAGGGGAGTGGGCGTGAGACCGTCTTCTTGCTCAGCGGCCATGACCACCAGATCCACCTTTACAAAGAG AATGAAACACTGCATCAGTTTGAAGAGCAGCCGGTGGAATTCTTCTTCCCAGAGTTGACAAACTTACCCAGCCA CGTCCTCTGGCTGGATGTGGTCAACATTCCCGACTCTACCCAGCGGCTGACAGCTATCGGTTGTCAGAACGGATTTGTGAGAGTTTCGCACGTGGATCAGAAATCCAAAG TGGTTCTGCAGAGTTGGCACGTTCAACAGGACGGCCCGATATCCTCCGTGCTGCTCTTCCGGTTGCCGAGCGACGGCCAGGGCGATACGAGAGGTGGCTCCACTACGG ATCCTTGCCCTGGTGAGGTTCAGGCCTGTCTGGGCAATTATGATTTGCTGGTGACGTCTGCAATCGAACTATCAGTTGTGTACAG GGACGtgctgaggaagggtctggaTGACCAGGTGACACTGCCGGACAGTGACCAGTACGACAGTGTGCTTTGTGCGACGGTGGCTGACGTGGACTTTGACGGAGTAAAGGAGATTCTCCTGGCAACGTATGGACAG GAGCTGCTGTGCTACAAGTCGTGCCTGGGCGGTATTCCCGACCCGGAGGCGGTGGAGTCGGGACTGGCCTCCCAGCTCCGGGGGGAATTCCGGCTGTTGTGGCAAAGGAGTTTCCAGAGCCCCCTGCTGTCCATGGCCTATGTCGACCTGACCTGCGATGGCGTCTGTGAACTCGCTGTCGAATCCCTGAAGGGCTTGCACATTCTGCAG CACAGTTTAACCAGCACGGCTGCCCTGGTGACAGAGAGACTCCGGTGCAGAGTTCCGCTGCTGGACAACCAGGGATCGGGCCAGAGGGCGGAGACCGAGGCTGACGGACATCTGCCGGAATCTCCGGGGACCGTGACGGAGACGGATCGGGAGCAGACAGCCGAATGTATTGGTTGA